In Methylomagnum ishizawai, one DNA window encodes the following:
- the trmB gene encoding tRNA (guanosine(46)-N7)-methyltransferase TrmB, which produces MSTDTPAPPNDNHQPIARRRIRSYTLRQGRITESQHKALEDLWPIFGLETDQAFDARAVFGREAPTIVEIGFGNGESLARMATDAPDTHFLGIEVHRPGIGHLLLRLREAGLSNVRVYRGDAVEFLANRIPDGGLSGINLFFPDPWPKARHHKRRILNPEFARLVADKLKSGGIFHAATDWEDYARQMLEVLRDCTGLENTQADGGFTPRPAHRPPTKFEARGERLGHGVWDLVFVRR; this is translated from the coding sequence ATGTCTACAGATACCCCGGCCCCACCCAACGACAACCACCAACCCATTGCTCGACGCCGGATACGCAGTTATACCCTGCGGCAAGGCAGGATCACCGAATCCCAACACAAAGCCTTGGAAGACCTATGGCCCATATTCGGGCTGGAAACCGATCAAGCCTTCGATGCCCGCGCCGTTTTCGGCCGGGAAGCACCAACCATCGTCGAAATCGGTTTTGGTAATGGGGAAAGCTTGGCGCGGATGGCAACCGACGCGCCGGACACCCATTTCCTGGGTATCGAGGTGCATCGGCCCGGTATCGGCCATTTATTATTGCGGCTGAGAGAGGCGGGCCTATCCAATGTCCGCGTCTATCGCGGGGATGCCGTCGAATTCCTGGCGAACCGCATCCCCGATGGCGGCTTGAGCGGGATCAACCTGTTCTTCCCCGACCCCTGGCCCAAGGCCCGCCACCACAAGCGCCGTATTCTCAACCCGGAGTTCGCCCGGTTGGTAGCCGACAAGTTGAAAAGTGGCGGGATATTCCATGCCGCGACGGACTGGGAAGATTATGCCCGGCAGATGCTGGAGGTATTAAGGGACTGCACCGGATTGGAGAATACCCAGGCCGACGGCGGTTTCACGCCGCGCCCGGCCCACCGGCCCCCGACCAAATTCGAGGCACGGGGGGAACGTTTGGGACATGGGGTATGGGATTTGGTTTTCGTCCGGCGTTGA
- a CDS encoding dynamin family protein yields MMSTTIHFKDKLRGYGQWREQLGRAIEQYRTWLDRYQLNSDGVNEAISSMLEGLRSDRIVLAFAAEFSRGKTELINALFFSDTGVRLLPSSPGRTTMCPTEIFYDTQAGSYIRLLAIESRLSDIPLSEYKQHPRSWMQIDLDCDSPVQMQEAFQELAATKHVSVAEAKRLGLYSEDVHIPHGDEPDTVEVPCWRHALISFPHHLLKEGLTILDTPGLNALGAEPELTLQMLPKAQAVIFVLAADTGVTKSDLDMWRNHVRGSRQGNKRGGLAVVLNKIDSMWGDLQGEETIEKSIRSQTESVSKILDVESRAIFPMSAKQALLAKVKGDANLLEKSRLKNFEDYLADSVVKERQSLLLASVAQGVGHLVEESTGSLDAQILDAERQINDLRQIDVNNKTKMTQLMTETRDQQSGYLVGVDQFQASRRVFAVQAKLLVDSLAPEKVEEIIKRTRKQMAGSLTTVGMKTAMKLVLDELRVVLLNAVSVCEETRKLVKGIYAKFQEEHGVAELKPPLLSLKQYQAELEQVFDEGEAFRGSASSTLMEQSTVVVKLYTTTIARARELFEQAHKDAIGWTTMALVPLVHQIKDHKRLIESRLEVLRKVNETGASLDGEIASLAKALAQLRQQHAELAAIRRVLQLEPPAAENSANAEDYRPPKAAAK; encoded by the coding sequence ATGATGAGTACCACCATTCATTTTAAAGATAAGCTGCGAGGGTACGGCCAATGGCGCGAGCAACTGGGCCGCGCGATTGAGCAATATCGAACTTGGCTGGACCGCTATCAGCTTAATAGCGATGGTGTCAACGAGGCCATTTCAAGCATGTTGGAAGGGCTGCGCAGCGACCGCATCGTGCTGGCGTTCGCGGCGGAATTTTCGCGGGGCAAAACAGAACTCATCAACGCTTTGTTTTTTTCCGATACCGGGGTGCGCCTGCTGCCGTCCTCCCCTGGGCGGACCACCATGTGTCCGACCGAGATTTTCTACGACACCCAGGCCGGTAGCTATATCCGCTTGCTGGCCATCGAGAGCCGCCTGAGCGATATTCCACTGAGCGAGTACAAGCAGCATCCTAGGAGTTGGATGCAGATCGACCTGGATTGCGATTCGCCGGTGCAGATGCAGGAAGCCTTCCAGGAATTGGCCGCGACCAAGCATGTCAGCGTCGCCGAGGCCAAGCGCCTGGGGCTTTATTCCGAAGATGTCCATATTCCCCATGGCGACGAACCCGACACTGTGGAAGTGCCGTGCTGGCGCCACGCCCTCATCAGCTTCCCCCATCATCTGCTCAAGGAAGGCTTGACCATCCTCGATACCCCCGGCCTCAACGCCTTGGGAGCCGAGCCCGAACTCACCCTGCAAATGCTGCCCAAGGCCCAGGCCGTCATCTTCGTATTGGCGGCGGATACCGGCGTCACCAAGAGCGACCTCGACATGTGGCGCAACCATGTGCGCGGTTCCCGGCAGGGCAATAAACGCGGCGGTCTCGCGGTGGTGCTGAATAAGATCGACTCCATGTGGGGCGATTTGCAGGGCGAGGAAACCATCGAGAAATCGATCCGTTCGCAGACCGAATCGGTCTCGAAAATCTTGGATGTGGAGAGCCGGGCGATCTTCCCGATGTCGGCCAAACAGGCGTTGTTGGCCAAGGTCAAGGGCGATGCCAACCTCTTGGAGAAGAGCCGCCTGAAGAACTTCGAGGATTATCTGGCGGACAGCGTGGTCAAGGAGCGCCAGAGCTTGTTGCTGGCTTCGGTCGCGCAGGGCGTGGGGCACTTGGTCGAGGAGTCCACCGGCAGCCTCGATGCCCAAATCCTCGATGCCGAGCGCCAGATCAACGACCTCCGCCAGATCGATGTGAACAACAAGACCAAGATGACCCAGTTGATGACGGAAACCCGCGATCAACAAAGCGGCTATTTGGTCGGCGTGGATCAATTCCAGGCCAGCCGCCGGGTGTTCGCGGTGCAGGCCAAGCTCCTGGTCGATTCCCTGGCTCCCGAGAAGGTCGAGGAAATCATCAAGCGTACCCGCAAGCAAATGGCCGGGAGCCTGACCACGGTCGGCATGAAAACAGCCATGAAACTGGTCCTGGACGAACTGCGGGTGGTGCTGTTGAACGCGGTATCGGTGTGCGAGGAAACCCGCAAGCTGGTGAAGGGCATCTATGCCAAGTTCCAGGAGGAACACGGGGTGGCGGAACTCAAGCCGCCCTTGTTGTCGCTCAAGCAATATCAGGCCGAGTTGGAGCAGGTGTTCGACGAGGGCGAAGCCTTCCGCGGCAGTGCTTCCTCGACCCTGATGGAGCAAAGCACGGTGGTGGTGAAGCTCTACACCACCACCATCGCCAGGGCGCGGGAATTGTTCGAGCAAGCCCACAAGGACGCCATCGGTTGGACCACCATGGCCTTGGTACCTTTGGTGCATCAGATCAAGGATCATAAACGCCTGATCGAAAGCCGCCTGGAAGTCCTACGCAAGGTCAATGAAACCGGGGCGTCGCTGGATGGCGAAATCGCCTCCCTGGCGAAAGCGCTGGCGCAACTACGCCAGCAACACGCCGAATTGGCGGCGATCCGCCGCGTCCTCCAATTGGAGCCCCCGGCGGCGGAGAATTCCGCCAACGCGGAGGATTACCGACCGCCCAAGGCTGCGGCGAAGTGA
- a CDS encoding DUF167 family protein, protein MGGGFTWQGGDLILDLHVQPRAAKSEIAGFFGERLKIRIAAPPVDGKANQRVIDFLAETFAVPKRDVVLLAGESSRDKRVRIASPKRLPGLIPKPDQMD, encoded by the coding sequence ATGGGCGGCGGATTCACTTGGCAGGGTGGTGATTTGATCCTGGACCTCCACGTCCAGCCCCGCGCCGCGAAGAGCGAGATCGCCGGTTTCTTCGGTGAGCGTTTGAAAATCCGCATCGCGGCCCCCCCGGTGGATGGCAAGGCCAATCAGCGGGTCATCGATTTCCTCGCCGAGACCTTCGCGGTTCCCAAACGCGATGTGGTGTTGCTGGCGGGGGAAAGCAGCCGGGATAAGCGCGTCAGGATCGCATCGCCCAAACGCCTGCCCGGATTAATCCCCAAACCGGATCAAATGGACTGA
- a CDS encoding YggT family protein has translation MSSQYWVAPAVFLIDTLFSLYVFAVMLRFLFQWVDADFYNPVSQFLIKITHPPLRLLRRFIPSLGRIDTASLVLMLGLQMLAGYLTFLLQGAGTTVPALLVWSIAQLLDQLFNLYFFAIIIRSVLSWLGTRTYNAATTLLYSLTEPTLRAARRLLPPMGGIDLSPLIPLIGIQLAKMLIMPPLHHAMMALS, from the coding sequence ATGTCTTCGCAGTATTGGGTCGCGCCCGCTGTTTTCCTGATCGACACCCTGTTCAGCCTGTATGTCTTCGCGGTCATGTTACGGTTCCTGTTTCAGTGGGTCGATGCGGATTTCTATAACCCGGTCTCGCAATTCCTCATCAAGATCACCCATCCGCCTTTGCGGTTGCTCAGGCGTTTCATCCCCTCGCTGGGGCGGATCGATACCGCTTCGCTGGTGCTGATGCTGGGTTTGCAGATGCTGGCCGGGTATTTGACCTTCCTATTGCAAGGGGCTGGAACGACGGTGCCGGCCTTGTTGGTGTGGTCCATCGCGCAATTATTAGATCAACTCTTCAACCTGTATTTTTTCGCCATCATCATCAGATCGGTTTTGAGTTGGCTGGGCACCCGGACTTACAATGCCGCGACCACCTTGTTATACAGCCTGACCGAGCCGACTTTGCGGGCGGCCCGGCGTTTGCTGCCGCCGATGGGGGGGATCGATCTCTCCCCGCTGATTCCCCTGATTGGGATACAGTTGGCGAAAATGCTCATCATGCCGCCACTCCATCATGCGATGATGGCGCTAAGCTGA
- the proC gene encoding pyrroline-5-carboxylate reductase, with the protein MKQQILGFIGAGNMAGSLIGGLVSDGFAPGNIWVSDVDAAKLKDLESRFGVHTSQDNQVVAGQAQVVVLAVKPQTLQTVATGLAATVQQRQPLVVSIAAGVSEAALERWLGGKVALVRCMPNTPALVKTGATALHGNDRITEEQKSQAEAIMRSVGLAVWVEREDLLDAVTALSGSGPAYFFLMMEAMESAAIALGLDQATARLLTQQTGLGAARIAIESEEPPAELRQRVTSPGGTTERAIQAFEAGGLQGLVEQAMRAASARAAELSRQLGG; encoded by the coding sequence ATGAAGCAACAAATCTTAGGCTTTATCGGTGCCGGGAACATGGCGGGCAGCCTGATCGGCGGCTTGGTTTCGGATGGCTTCGCGCCCGGCAATATCTGGGTTTCGGATGTGGACGCGGCGAAGCTCAAGGATTTGGAAAGCCGTTTCGGCGTGCATACCAGCCAGGATAACCAAGTGGTGGCCGGACAGGCCCAGGTCGTCGTGCTGGCGGTGAAGCCGCAAACCCTGCAAACGGTCGCCACCGGATTGGCCGCGACGGTGCAGCAGCGGCAGCCCTTGGTGGTGAGCATCGCGGCGGGCGTCAGCGAAGCCGCGCTCGAACGCTGGTTGGGCGGCAAGGTGGCATTGGTGCGCTGTATGCCCAATACCCCGGCCCTGGTCAAAACCGGAGCCACCGCCCTGCACGGCAATGACCGCATCACCGAAGAGCAAAAAAGCCAGGCCGAAGCCATCATGCGCTCGGTGGGCTTGGCGGTGTGGGTGGAGCGGGAAGACTTGCTGGATGCCGTCACCGCCTTGTCGGGTAGCGGCCCGGCTTATTTTTTCCTGATGATGGAGGCCATGGAGTCCGCCGCCATCGCACTGGGGCTGGACCAGGCCACCGCCCGCTTGTTGACCCAGCAGACCGGCCTGGGAGCCGCCCGTATCGCCATCGAATCGGAAGAACCGCCCGCCGAACTCCGTCAGCGGGTAACCTCCCCCGGCGGGACCACGGAGCGGGCCATCCAGGCGTTCGAGGCCGGTGGTTTGCAGGGTTTGGTCGAGCAGGCCATGCGGGCGGCCAGCGCGCGGGCCGCCGAGCTATCGCGGCAATTGGGGGGTTAG
- a CDS encoding YggS family pyridoxal phosphate-dependent enzyme, with the protein MTSSLAQRLEALKARIRRAERAAGREEGSVRLIAVSKTQPPEALVAAYGLGQREFGENYLQEAEAKQDRLAHFDIGWHFIGPLQSNKTRPIAARFAWVHGVDRIKIAQRLSEQRPAGMPPLNICLQVNVSGEASKSGVSPEELPELAAAVAALPRLRLRGLMAIPAPTDAVEAQRAAFRAVRRAFEGLSRYGLDTLSMGMSEDLEAAVLEGATLVRIGTALFGARPPKA; encoded by the coding sequence ATGACCAGTTCGCTAGCACAGAGATTGGAAGCCTTGAAGGCACGCATCCGCCGGGCCGAACGCGCCGCCGGCCGGGAAGAAGGTTCGGTGCGCTTGATCGCCGTCAGCAAGACCCAGCCGCCGGAGGCTTTGGTCGCCGCCTATGGGCTGGGCCAGCGCGAGTTCGGCGAAAATTATCTGCAAGAGGCCGAAGCCAAGCAGGACCGGCTGGCCCATTTCGATATTGGCTGGCATTTCATCGGCCCCCTGCAATCCAACAAAACCCGGCCCATCGCCGCCCGCTTCGCCTGGGTGCATGGCGTGGACCGGATCAAGATCGCCCAGCGCCTCAGCGAGCAGCGCCCCGCGGGAATGCCGCCCTTGAACATCTGCCTCCAGGTCAACGTCAGCGGCGAGGCCAGTAAATCCGGTGTTTCCCCCGAAGAACTACCCGAGTTGGCGGCGGCGGTCGCGGCCTTGCCCCGCTTGCGGCTGCGCGGCTTGATGGCGATTCCGGCCCCGACCGACGCCGTGGAAGCCCAGCGGGCGGCGTTCCGGGCGGTGCGGCGGGCGTTCGAGGGCTTGTCCCGGTATGGCCTGGATACCTTGTCGATGGGCATGTCGGAGGACTTGGAAGCCGCCGTGTTGGAAGGGGCCACCTTGGTCCGTATCGGCACGGCTTTGTTCGGTGCGCGTCCTCCCAAGGCTTAG
- a CDS encoding type IV pilus twitching motility protein PilT — protein MDIAELLAFSVKNNASDLHLSAGLPPMIRVDGDIRRINVPALDHKEVHALVYDIMNDKQRRDYEEFLETDFSFELPGVARFRVNAFNQERGAAAVFRTIPSKILTLEELGCPKFFQDVTRHPRGLIVVTGPTGSGKSTTLAAMIDYINSNDYSHILTVEDPIEFVHPSKKCLINQREVHRDTLGFNEALRSALREDPDVILVGEMRDLETIRLALTAAETGHLVFGTLHTSSAAKTIDRIIDVFPAAEKGIVRSMLSESLQAVITQALLKKNGGGRTAAWEIMVGTPAIRNLIREDKVAQMYSTIQTSRKDGMQTLDQHLLELVEKGLISRQIARTKAVNKANF, from the coding sequence ATGGATATCGCCGAACTGCTCGCCTTCTCCGTCAAGAACAATGCCTCCGACCTTCACCTGTCGGCGGGATTGCCCCCCATGATCCGCGTGGACGGCGATATCCGCCGCATCAACGTCCCGGCCTTGGATCACAAGGAAGTCCACGCGCTGGTCTACGACATCATGAACGACAAACAGCGCCGTGATTATGAAGAATTCCTGGAAACCGACTTCTCTTTCGAGTTGCCCGGCGTGGCCCGCTTCCGCGTCAACGCCTTCAACCAGGAGCGCGGTGCCGCCGCCGTGTTCCGTACCATCCCCTCGAAAATCCTGACCCTGGAAGAACTGGGCTGCCCCAAATTCTTCCAGGACGTGACCCGCCATCCGCGCGGCCTGATCGTCGTGACCGGCCCCACCGGCTCGGGCAAGTCCACCACCCTGGCCGCCATGATCGACTACATCAATTCCAACGACTATTCCCACATCCTGACCGTCGAAGACCCCATCGAATTCGTGCATCCCAGCAAGAAATGCCTTATCAACCAACGCGAGGTCCACCGCGATACCCTGGGCTTCAACGAAGCCTTGCGCTCGGCCCTGCGCGAAGACCCCGACGTGATCCTGGTCGGCGAAATGCGCGACCTCGAAACCATCCGTCTGGCCCTGACCGCCGCCGAAACCGGCCACTTGGTCTTCGGCACCCTGCACACCAGTTCCGCCGCCAAAACCATCGACCGTATCATCGACGTGTTCCCCGCCGCCGAGAAAGGCATCGTCCGTTCCATGCTGTCGGAATCGCTGCAAGCCGTCATCACCCAGGCGCTCCTCAAAAAGAACGGCGGTGGCCGTACCGCCGCCTGGGAAATCATGGTCGGCACCCCCGCCATCCGCAACCTGATCCGCGAGGACAAAGTGGCCCAGATGTATTCCACCATCCAAACCAGCCGCAAGGACGGGATGCAAACCCTGGATCAACACCTGCTGGAACTGGTGGAAAAAGGCCTCATCTCGCGCCAGATCGCCCGCACCAAAGCCGTCAACAAAGCCAATTTCTAA